Proteins encoded in a region of the Xylocopa sonorina isolate GNS202 chromosome 1, iyXylSono1_principal, whole genome shotgun sequence genome:
- the Calpc gene encoding calpain C isoform X3: MQNPCEIAIHVAQQPYPQRRGRMWKNSRHPLSLSQSGDLMCFLCDLTDVTANILHGSYEALKYGTLLDGLSDLTGGITESIAIRQDPTACGRVLAKLLDMTSLITCTVNNNQQQIRASTEKLANGIQMGINYRLYAIERVETFNGEAVQLVKLRNPLGPGREYVGAWARGGLEWDEVPPMERERLAVRNMAEGEFWISYSDFVRTFTHLEVVHLDAETSRDEPSLHSKHTWQMKLYQGSWRRGVTAGGCRNNEDTFHINPQLHLILSEMEEVIVSLYQHSIMEIKVIGFTAYTLLKNSTESINKQFFKKNKSLVNSQYTNSRQVSHRCQLDQGGYLLVPTTFEPTQETSFTLRVYSSKPLKLKLLDTSPSLVKSAIIKAPPFEGKGFSQYEAVFLQLADEHRTVNAFELQELLEACLPNDYIKSCACMEVCRQVVLTMDSSGSGRLKFNDFKDLMCSLKYWQAAFKNHTKEKTGILKAERLRDALLEVGFQLNTDVLSILILRYMRNDGILRFSDFVSAILHLSDAFGIFESKDPLQNGTITLSLTEWLRSSLMC; encoded by the exons ATGCAGAATCCCTGTGAAATCGCGATCCACGTGGCTCAGCAGCCTTATCCGCAGCGCAGGGGTCGAATGTGGAAAAATTCTAGGCATCCGCTTTCCCTGAGTCAGTCTGGCGATCTTATgtgttttctctgcgatttaacAGACGTAACTGCAAACAT ATTACACGGTTCATATGAGGCCCTGAAGTATGGAACCCTACTGGATGGTCTTTCTGATCTTACGGGAGGTATCACGGAGAGTATCGCGATACGACAAGACCCCACAGCTTGTGGACGAGTACTCGCGAAGCTCCTCGATATGACGTCCCTTATCACATGTACAGTAAATAACAATCAACAACAG aTTCGTGccagtacagaaaaacttgccAATGGTATTCAGATGGGAATCAACTACAGGCTATACGCTATCGAGAGG GTGGAAACTTTCAATGGCGAAGCGGTTCAGTTGGTAAAGTTAAGAAATCCTCTTGGACCTGGTAGGGAGTATGTTGGCGCTTGGGCGAGAGGTGGCCTCGAATGGGACGAGGTACCACCGATGGAAAGAGAACGTTTAGCGGTCAGAAATATGGCCGAAGGCGAATTCTG GATATCGTATTCAGATTTCGTGAGAACATTCACTCACTTGGAAGTCGTACATCTTGATGCCGAAACATCGAGGGATGAACCGTCATTGCATAGCAAACATACCTGGCAAATGAAACTTTATCAAGGTAGCTGGAGAAGGGGCGTAACCGCAGGAGGATGTCGAAATAATGAAG ATACTTTCCATATTAATCCACAATTACATCTAATCCTGAGTGAAATGGAGGAAGTAATTGTTTCTCTGTATCAACATTCAATTATGGAAATAAAA GTGATAGGCTTCACAGCGTACACTCTGCTAAAGAACAGTACAGAATCGATAAACAAACAGTTTTTCAAAAAGAACAAGTCTTTGGTAAATTCACAATATACAAATAGTCGTCAGGTAAGCCACAGATGTCAGTTAGATCAAGGTGGCTATTTGTTAGTACCTACCACGTTTGAGCCTACGCAAGAAACGAGTTTCACATTAAGAGTCTACAGTAGTAAACCGTTAAAACTGAA GCTCCTCGACACATCGCCATCATTAGTGAAATCGGCAATCATCAAGGCGCCACCCTTCGAAGGAAAGGGTTTTTCACAATACGAAGCCGTTTTTTTGCAACTCGCTGACGAACATAGGACAGTGAACGCTTTCGAGTTGCAAGAGCTTCTCGAAGCTTGTTTACCAAATG ATTATATAAAGAGTTGTGCCTGTATGGAGGTGTGTCGACAAGTAGTTCTTACGATGGAT AGTTCCGGAAGCGGGCGATTAAAGTTCAACGACTTCAAGGATCTCATGTGTAGTTTAAAATATTGGCAAGCTGCTTTTAAAAATCACACGAAAGAAAAAACCGGTATACTTAAAGCAGAGCGATTACGAGATGCGTTATTAGAAGTTG GATTTCAATTAAATACGGACGTACTTTCAATTTTAATTCTTCGATATATGAGGAACGATGGAATACTTCGATTCAGCGACTTTGTATCGGCCATATTGCATTTGAGCGATGCATTCG GAATATTTGAGAGTAAAGATCCTTTGCAAAATGGAACCATAACATTAAGTTTAACTGAG tgGCTCAGATCATCTTTAATGTGCTGA